In Flavobacterium sp. N1736, the following are encoded in one genomic region:
- a CDS encoding ATP-dependent helicase, translating into MRKYIDQLNEAQREPVLQKDGPMIIIAGAGSGKTRVLTIRIAYLMAQGVDAFNILSLTFTNKAAREMKHRISDIVGATEAKNLWMGTFHSIFARILRSESEHLGYPSNFTIYDSQDSQRLISSIIKEMQLDRDIYKPKQVLGRISSYKNSLITVKAYFNNPELQEADAMAKKPRLGEIYQQYVERCFKAGAMDFDDLLLKTNELLTRFPEVLSKYQNRFRYILVDEYQDTNHSQYLIVRALSDKFQNICVVGDDAQSIYAFRGANINNILNFQKDYEGVKTFRLEQNYRSTRNIVEAANTIIDKNKTKLDKIVWTANDFGPKIKVHRSLTDAEEGRFVASTIFEQKMQNQLHNGSFAILYRTNAQSRAMEDALRKRDIPYRIYGGLSFYQRKEIKDVLCYLRLVINPKDEEALIRVINYPARGIGDTTVEKLTIAANHYKRSIWEVMVNIDKIDLKLNAGTKNKLNDFVTMIQSFQVIDQNQDAFYVTDHVAKKTGLVQELKKDATPEGMAKIQNIEELLNGIKDFTEGQREIDGARGALSEFMEDVALATDLDKDTSDEDRVALMTIHLAKGLEFPHVFVVGMEEDLFPSAMSMSTRSELEEERRLFYVALTRAEHQAYLTYAQSRYRWGKLTDSEPSRFIEEIDPQYLEYLTPAESNYRYKPMIDGDIFGDVDKSKLRLAKPVGGTPPKYITDNEPKPDLNIRKLKPVSGNAPASAGTNLFDSKLTIGNVVMHERFGKGEVVNLEGVGADKKAEIKFEVGGIKKLLLRFAKLDVIG; encoded by the coding sequence ATGCGTAAATATATTGACCAGCTGAACGAAGCACAACGAGAACCCGTTTTACAAAAAGACGGGCCAATGATTATTATTGCTGGTGCAGGATCTGGAAAAACCCGTGTTTTAACAATTAGAATTGCTTATTTGATGGCTCAGGGTGTTGATGCTTTCAATATTTTGTCACTTACGTTTACGAACAAAGCGGCTCGTGAAATGAAGCACAGGATTTCGGATATTGTGGGAGCGACGGAGGCAAAAAACCTTTGGATGGGAACTTTTCACTCGATTTTTGCACGTATTCTTCGTTCAGAATCAGAACATTTGGGATATCCGTCTAACTTTACGATTTATGATTCTCAGGATTCGCAGCGGCTTATTTCTTCGATTATAAAGGAAATGCAGCTGGATCGTGATATCTATAAACCAAAACAGGTTTTGGGCCGAATTTCGAGTTATAAAAATAGTCTGATTACGGTAAAAGCATATTTTAATAATCCTGAATTACAAGAGGCTGATGCTATGGCGAAAAAGCCAAGATTGGGAGAAATTTATCAGCAATATGTAGAGCGCTGTTTTAAAGCAGGGGCAATGGATTTTGATGATTTATTATTGAAAACCAATGAGTTACTAACGCGTTTTCCGGAAGTATTGTCTAAATACCAAAACCGTTTTCGTTATATCCTGGTTGATGAGTACCAGGATACAAATCACTCTCAGTATTTGATTGTTAGGGCTTTATCAGATAAATTTCAGAATATTTGTGTGGTTGGAGATGATGCGCAGAGTATTTATGCTTTCCGTGGCGCGAATATTAATAATATCTTGAATTTCCAGAAGGATTATGAAGGTGTAAAAACCTTTAGATTGGAGCAAAATTACCGTTCGACAAGAAATATTGTTGAAGCTGCAAATACAATTATTGACAAGAATAAAACGAAGCTTGATAAAATTGTTTGGACAGCAAATGATTTTGGTCCGAAGATTAAAGTACATCGCAGTTTAACTGATGCCGAAGAAGGTCGTTTTGTAGCGAGTACAATTTTTGAGCAAAAAATGCAAAATCAATTGCACAACGGTTCGTTTGCAATTTTGTATCGTACTAACGCTCAATCTCGTGCAATGGAAGATGCATTGAGAAAACGCGATATTCCGTATCGAATTTATGGCGGATTGTCATTTTACCAACGCAAGGAAATTAAAGATGTTTTGTGTTATTTGCGTTTGGTAATTAATCCTAAAGATGAAGAAGCGCTGATTCGTGTAATTAATTATCCGGCTCGTGGAATTGGTGATACTACGGTAGAAAAACTAACTATTGCGGCAAATCATTACAAACGTTCGATTTGGGAAGTAATGGTGAATATTGATAAAATTGATTTGAAACTGAATGCCGGAACAAAAAATAAACTGAATGATTTTGTAACGATGATTCAGAGTTTTCAGGTAATCGATCAAAATCAGGATGCTTTTTATGTTACGGATCATGTGGCGAAAAAAACAGGTTTGGTTCAGGAACTGAAAAAAGATGCTACGCCTGAAGGGATGGCAAAAATTCAGAATATAGAGGAACTTTTAAATGGTATAAAAGATTTTACGGAAGGGCAAAGAGAAATTGACGGAGCAAGAGGTGCATTGTCTGAATTTATGGAAGATGTGGCACTTGCAACAGATTTAGATAAAGATACATCTGATGAAGATCGTGTAGCTTTGATGACGATTCACCTGGCAAAAGGACTTGAATTTCCGCATGTTTTTGTGGTTGGTATGGAAGAAGATTTGTTTCCGAGTGCCATGAGTATGAGTACCAGAAGCGAGCTTGAAGAAGAACGTCGTTTGTTTTACGTAGCTTTGACCCGCGCTGAACATCAGGCGTATTTAACGTATGCGCAATCGCGTTACCGCTGGGGAAAACTGACAGATAGCGAACCGTCTCGTTTTATTGAAGAAATTGATCCGCAATATTTAGAATATTTAACACCTGCAGAAAGCAATTATCGTTATAAACCCATGATTGATGGTGATATTTTTGGTGATGTTGATAAATCGAAACTACGATTGGCAAAACCGGTAGGAGGAACTCCGCCCAAATATATTACGGATAACGAACCAAAACCGGATTTAAATATTCGTAAACTAAAACCTGTTTCAGGAAATGCTCCGGCTTCTGCCGGTACAAATTTATTTGATAGTAAATTAACCATTGGAAATGTTGTCATGCATGAGCGCTTTGGTAAAGGTGAAGTGGTTAATCTTGAAGGCGTTGGCGCTGATAAAAAAGCAGAAATTAAATTTGAAGTCGGCGGAATTAAAAAACTGTTGCTTCGATTTGCAAAACTTGATGTAATTGGGTAA
- a CDS encoding L-threonylcarbamoyladenylate synthase: protein MAEFIKIYPDKPSEAAIAKVVKVLQNGGLVIYPTDTVYGLGCDITNSRALEKIAKIKGVKLEKANFSFICHDLSNLSDYVRQIDTSTFKILKRALPGPYTFILPGNNNLPKEFKKKTTVGIRVPDNNIILEIVRQLGNPVVSTSIRDEDDVIEYTTDPELIFEKWQNLVDMVIDGGYGDNIGSTIIDLSEHEPVIVREGKGDIGIL from the coding sequence ATGGCTGAGTTCATAAAAATATATCCTGATAAACCTAGTGAAGCTGCAATTGCAAAGGTTGTAAAAGTGCTTCAAAACGGAGGTTTGGTTATTTATCCAACAGATACTGTTTACGGTTTGGGTTGTGATATTACCAATTCTCGTGCTTTAGAAAAAATTGCCAAAATTAAAGGAGTAAAATTAGAAAAAGCTAATTTTTCATTTATATGTCATGATTTGAGTAATCTTTCAGATTATGTGCGCCAGATAGATACTTCGACTTTTAAAATTCTAAAAAGAGCTTTGCCGGGACCTTATACTTTTATTTTACCGGGAAATAATAATTTGCCAAAAGAGTTTAAAAAGAAAACTACTGTTGGTATTCGTGTGCCTGATAACAATATTATTTTGGAAATTGTTCGACAACTAGGAAATCCTGTTGTCTCTACATCAATTCGTGACGAAGATGATGTAATTGAATATACTACAGATCCTGAATTGATTTTTGAGAAATGGCAGAATCTTGTCGATATGGTAATTGACGGTGGTTACGGTGATAATATCGGTTCGACGATTATTGACCTTTCAGAACACGAGCCAGTAATTGTAAGGGAAGGCAAGGGCGATATTGGAATTTTGTAA
- a CDS encoding flagellar motor protein MotB, whose product MRKIVIALTVLMALTSCVSKKEYAALEAKNKEIQDLLNSCTVKLNSCLEEKAGLAATAESYKQHNQDLINSSKDLTVLTTKGAENLEKSLESLKEKDLKISRLQDALTKKDSVTLALVTSLKGAVGINDPDIEINVEKGVVFISIADKLLFKSGSYDVTDAAKGVLAKVAKVVNDKPDFECMVEGHTDNVPYKSNGVLLDNWDLSVKRSTSIVRVLTNDLGVNPAKLIAAGRSSYVPLVANDTPENKARNRRTRIVVMPKIDQFYDMIEKEMKKQAK is encoded by the coding sequence ATGAGAAAAATAGTCATCGCACTAACAGTATTAATGGCCTTAACTTCGTGTGTATCTAAAAAAGAATACGCAGCTTTAGAAGCTAAGAACAAAGAGATCCAGGATTTATTAAACTCTTGTACAGTTAAATTAAATTCTTGCCTTGAAGAAAAAGCAGGATTAGCAGCAACAGCTGAAAGCTATAAACAACACAATCAGGACTTAATTAACAGCTCTAAAGATTTAACAGTATTAACTACAAAAGGAGCTGAAAATCTTGAAAAATCTTTAGAAAGTTTAAAAGAAAAAGATTTAAAAATATCAAGACTTCAAGATGCTTTAACTAAAAAAGACAGTGTTACTCTGGCTTTGGTTACAAGCTTAAAAGGAGCAGTTGGAATCAACGATCCGGATATCGAAATCAATGTTGAAAAAGGAGTTGTATTTATTTCTATTGCTGATAAATTATTATTTAAAAGTGGAAGTTATGACGTAACTGATGCAGCAAAAGGTGTTTTAGCTAAAGTTGCAAAAGTTGTAAACGACAAACCTGATTTTGAATGTATGGTTGAAGGTCACACAGATAACGTTCCTTACAAAAGCAACGGAGTTTTGCTAGACAACTGGGATTTAAGTGTTAAACGTTCTACTTCTATCGTTCGTGTATTAACAAATGATCTTGGAGTTAACCCTGCAAAATTAATTGCTGCAGGTAGAAGTTCATATGTACCTTTAGTTGCAAATGATACTCCTGAAAACAAAGCACGTAACAGAAGAACTCGTATTGTTGTTATGCCAAAAATTGATCAATTCTATGATATGATTGAAAAAGAAATGAAAAAACAAGCGAAATAA
- a CDS encoding glycosyltransferase family 2 protein, with protein MDKIAVVILNWNGVKLLEQFLPSIIQFSEEATIYVADNASTDNSIDFVRQNFPTIKIIINSGNHGFAKGYNDALKDVNAEIYALVNSDIEVTENWLKPIIETFDTENQTAIIQPKILDFKNKEYFEYAGAAGGFIDKYGYPYCRGRIFDTIEKDNGQYDDNCELFWASGACFFIRKEVYDELKGFDETFFAHQEEIDLCWRASNEGHIIKYNSKSVVYHVGGATLNQSNPRKTYLNFRNSLLMLVKNLPGKRLFFVIFFRMILDGIAGIRFLTQGKFNHTFAILKAHFSFYCISLKYIRKRKDFQIQQYYTVKSIVYLYYIKKVTVFKEIFNSNQNIKN; from the coding sequence TTGGATAAAATAGCTGTTGTCATTTTAAATTGGAACGGAGTAAAATTATTAGAACAATTTTTACCTTCAATAATTCAATTTTCAGAAGAAGCCACAATATATGTTGCAGATAATGCGTCAACAGATAATTCAATTGATTTTGTCAGGCAAAATTTCCCAACAATTAAAATCATTATAAACAGTGGCAATCATGGTTTTGCAAAAGGTTATAATGATGCTTTAAAAGATGTTAATGCCGAAATTTATGCTTTAGTTAATTCTGATATAGAAGTTACAGAGAATTGGCTGAAACCTATTATCGAAACTTTTGATACTGAAAACCAAACAGCAATTATTCAACCTAAAATTCTGGATTTTAAAAACAAAGAATATTTCGAATATGCCGGAGCTGCCGGTGGTTTTATAGATAAATACGGATATCCTTATTGTCGTGGCCGAATTTTTGACACCATCGAAAAAGATAATGGTCAGTACGATGATAATTGCGAATTATTTTGGGCATCGGGCGCTTGCTTTTTTATTCGAAAAGAAGTGTATGATGAACTAAAAGGTTTTGATGAAACTTTCTTTGCACATCAGGAAGAAATAGATTTATGCTGGCGTGCATCAAATGAAGGACATATCATTAAATACAATTCAAAGTCAGTCGTTTATCATGTTGGCGGAGCTACTTTAAACCAATCTAATCCCCGAAAAACCTATTTAAATTTCAGAAATTCCTTGCTAATGCTGGTGAAGAATCTGCCTGGAAAAAGATTGTTTTTTGTAATTTTCTTCCGAATGATTTTAGATGGTATTGCCGGTATACGTTTTCTTACGCAAGGAAAATTTAATCATACTTTTGCAATTTTAAAGGCGCATTTTTCATTTTATTGTATATCTTTAAAATATATACGAAAACGAAAAGATTTTCAAATACAGCAATACTATACCGTAAAAAGTATCGTTTACTTGTATTACATTAAGAAAGTCACTGTTTTTAAAGAAATCTTTAACAGTAATCAAAATATTAAAAACTAA